The proteins below are encoded in one region of Methanosarcina barkeri 3:
- a CDS encoding protease inhibitor I42 family protein, whose amino-acid sequence MQELKILPPINAKVGDIFEISIPSNPASTGYNCLLSEMPHCVYFVESTYVPDEPIKPGSGGISKFKFLAVKKGEGKIIFHSVRFSHPPEILEPTVMQQRFVVVNQ is encoded by the coding sequence ATGCAAGAATTAAAGATATTACCGCCAATTAATGCAAAAGTTGGAGACATATTTGAAATATCAATACCGTCAAATCCTGCTTCGACCGGCTACAACTGCTTACTATCAGAGATGCCACACTGTGTTTACTTTGTGGAATCAACATATGTACCCGATGAACCTATAAAACCAGGAAGCGGAGGAATTAGCAAGTTCAAGTTTCTTGCAGTCAAGAAAGGTGAAGGCAAGATTATTTTCCATAGCGTGAGATTCTCTCACCCTCCGGAGATACTGGAACCTACAGTTATGCAACAAAGATTTGTTGTAGTAAACCAGTAA
- a CDS encoding protease inhibitor I42 family protein, which translates to MQELELLPPIHKKVGEIFEISIPSNPASTGYNCLLSEMPSCVYFVESTYVPDEPTIPGRGGTSKFKFLTVENGDGKIIFHSVRFSHPPDILEPTVMQQRTVIVE; encoded by the coding sequence ATGCAAGAGTTAGAATTATTGCCCCCGATACATAAGAAAGTTGGAGAGATATTCGAAATTTCAATACCATCGAATCCTGCTTCAACCGGTTACAACTGCTTACTGTCAGAGATGCCAAGTTGTGTTTACTTTGTAGAATCAACGTATGTACCCGATGAACCTACTATCCCGGGAAGAGGTGGAACCAGCAAGTTCAAGTTTCTCACGGTCGAAAATGGAGACGGTAAAATTATTTTTCATAGTGTGAGATTTTCTCACCCTCCTGATATACTGGAACCTACAGTTATGCAACAAAGGACTGTTATAGTAGAGTAA